A region of the Roseiflexus sp. RS-1 genome:
GAACAGAAACGGCGCGAGATGATGCTGGCAGGGGAGCGGTAATCGCATGAACCCAACTTGCTCCTCGCTGCGCTCGTCGCAAGCGGGTTATGTCGACCGTTCGGCGGAGGAGGTAAACGGATGGCGTAGATGATCGAAGACCCGGCGCCTGGCTTGTTAGTGGTACGAGGAACTGCGTTACTGGCGCGGTTCCCTGACCCTCGCATCCAGCCAGACTGCTCTCCTCGATATTACGCCCGCGACCGACAAGCAAGCCGACAACCCGGATTCTCCGAGGTGTTCGCGGCAGCGCATCTTATAGTCGCGTGGCTGCGTGCGGAGATCATTAGACTTCATCAAGATTCGTTTTGATTTTTGGACTGCTTTTTGCGTTTCAGCCAAATTCGGAAGTTATGCAGCCCGCAACATGTTTCCATGACCATATCCCGAAATTCGGAACAACTGAAGCGGATAATGTCGTGAATGATTCGATACCGCTTGATATCGCCGATAACATGTTCAATACGAACGCGAACGGATGAGATACGCCGGTTTTCCTCCTTTTCCTGCGGCGTGAGGGTTCCATTGCGCGGCTTCTTCTTTGGCTGCATAATCTGGACGCCAGGCAGGGTAAATCCTTGAAATCCGGCGTCTTGATAGAGAATGCTCGCGTTTGGAAGGGTGTATCCCGCTTCATCCGCAATACATTTATCGTGGACCCTTCCTTCGTAGGTGTCACTCAAAAAGTGAATAGAGCCAAACTCATCAATGATGAGAACGTTCTTAAGCGTATGTCGTTTCTTCTTACCGCTGTAATACAACTCCCGGTCGACTTTGTCGCTTGGACGGCGAATGGGACGTTCTACGCCGTCATGGATAAAAAGGGGGGCGCTTTTGTCGCATGCGACGGTTCTTCACACGACGGTTCTTCACACGACGGTTCTTCACACGACGGTTCTTCACACGACGGTTCTTCACACGACGGTTCTTCACACGACGGTTCTTCACACGACGGTTCTTCCTGCAATCGCCTCGCCAGGTCGTCGGCAGTGCGCGCAGGCAGGAGATTTTGCTGTGAAAGCGCATAGTTCAGCGCTCCGTGCAAAAGATGCACCCATTTGCTTACGTTTGATTGGCTCATTTGAAAGAGGTGTCCGTGCATCACTTGCGTTGGGTTTTGTTTTAAGTAGGTCAAAATAAAGAGCAATTTATCTTCTGTTGTCGGAAGCGGCGAGTTTGCATACGAGACGTAGCGACGACAATATCGGACGCGGCCATCAATCGTGCGACGTTTCATATACGCTTCAAATGCGGCGTGGAAGATCGGAACCAGCGCGTGGAACTCTTCAACGGTCAGTCCGGTCATAGAGCGTAATTTCTCCGGATTTTCGATAATGGATCGATACTTACACATCGTTTTTCTCCATTTTCAGATTGTACAAAAATAGTATATCACTAAATCTTGATGATGTCTACTGTTATCAAAAATTGCGCTGGAGAATTTTTAGTTCGAGAGCTACCTGTATATGTTCCATAATTCAAAAAGCGCCTAAGAGCGTAATCAGAAACTATACTCTCGGATAGAGCCTGCTCAGGAGCATTTCGATAGAACCAGGATAAAGAAAGGCTTCACTCGATTCTGGATTGCGGTTGTATTCTTTACTCGCCAAACGATTGCGTCCCGCCCAGGCAATCGAGTGTTCCACGACTCAACGCTTCAACGGCACATCCCTTTTGTCCGACGGGTTTCTCAATCACGTTCAAGCGCATTGTCGTGCGTTGTCGCAACCACGTGTCCAGATCGGAAAAATATGTCGAGACGGGGATGATCCCGTCTCGACCCTTTTCGGCATCCAGCCATCCTACCGCCCTGCCTTCAACCGCTCGACCAGGTCGATATACCGCTGCATTGCGGCATCCTTCGCAACCCCTTTGAGTTTTGCCCATGCGTCGTACTTCGCCTGTCCGACGAAATCCAGTCCTCCCGGGCGCGATCCGCTGACGTCGCCGACGGTCGCCTGTTTGTAGAGTGCGTAGAGTTGCAGCATTGTTTCGTTGTCGGGACGCTTCGGCAGGCGCGTGGCTGCTTCCGCTGCAGCCGTGAATCGGGTTTCCAGATCACTGCTCATCGTTCATACTCCTGCTACTTCTGCTCCACCTTCGACACGATACGCATACGCCATCCGCGGCGTATTGAACGCATATCCTACCCGACCGCGCACGTCGATCAGGATGACGCCCCCTAATCCATGGACACGTTGTTCGAGCCGTTCGATTGCAGCGCGCGCCGCCTCGACGGGCGCGTACCCGGCGCCCAGGAAATCGGTGGCGGTCTTCGCCAGTAATACCTTTATGATCGACTCGCCCCATCCGGTCGATGCGCATCCGCCGGTCTGCACATCGGCATACAGACCGGCGCCGATCAACGGCGTATCACCGACGCGACCCGGCAGTTTGAACGGCGTGCCGCCGGTCGAGACGGCGGCAGCCAGGTTCCCGTAGCGGTCGAGCGCCACAGCGCCGACAGTGTCGCCGGGGTGCTGGATGCGCAGACCGGGGTGGTCGGGCGCGTGATCACCACCCGCTACGATGCCGCGCAGACCGGCAACCTCACCCGGCGGGCGCTGAAAGGCGTCCGGCGTGCGGTATGCTGCCAGACGGCGCAGTTCTTCCCAACGGGCGCGTTCACGCGGCACGATCATATCCTCGTCGGCGCAACGTTCAATGCCCACCGTATCGGCGAAACGTTCGGCGCCGCGACCAACCAGCAGCGCCGCTTCGCTTTCGAGGACGCGACGCGCCAGTGAGATCGGGTTGCGAATGCCGCGCACTGCTGCGACGGCGCCTGATCGTAACGTCGCGCCGTCCATGATTGCGGCATCGAGTTCAACCAGACCATCACGGTTGAGCACCGAACCGACGCCGGCGTCGAACGTTGGATCGTCCTCCATGATACGCACTGCAATCTCAACAGCATCGAGCGCGCTGCGACCGTTCGTCAGCGCTTCCCATCCGGCAGCCAGCGCACGACGGCATCCTGCCAGGTGCGGCGCCACCTCGTCGTCGGGAATGTCCCACGCGCCGCCATGGACGATCAGAGCGAGCGACACTTCTTCCTCCGTACCGGTGTTCAACCCATGGGATCAATCGGACGCCTCGCCGGTCGCCTGGATCAACTGGCGCAGGTAGACCAGCGCCGAGAGCGCAAAGGGCGCCATCGCTGCATATAGCGCAGGGCGCCCGCTGCGCGGACCATCGGCGATGTAGAGTAACATTGCCAGCGTCAGCGCCAGCGTCGTTGCTTTCCCGGCAGGATGCGCCGTCGCAATGATCCGTCGCCGACGGTAGATCAACAAGCCGCCCAGGATGATCGCAACATCGCGCCCCAGAATGAGCGTCGTCGCCCACCACGGAAAACCGCGCACCCGTGAGAGGGTCACCGCCGTTGCATCGATCATGACCTTATCGGCGACCGGGTCGAGCAGTTTTCCCAGCGGCGACACCTCGTGCCGACGGCGCGCAATCGCGCCGTCAACAGCGTCGGTGAACATCGCTGCGCCGAGAATACTCAGCGCGCGCCAGCGTTGTTCCGGGCGTTGCATGGCATGCAGCGCAGCCGGCAACATCAGCAGACGCGCAAGCGTCAGCAGGTTGGCAGGGTAGAGCGCTTCACGCCAGTTGAATGCGTGGCGCAAACGTGCAGGATTCATCAGTATGACGGCGGAGGTCCGTATCCCGGCGGCGGACCGTAGTAGCCGGGCGCGGCATAGACCGGTTGCTGCGGCGGGAAGATGCGCTGCATCGCCTGACCGATCACGTGTCCGATCACGCACTGCGCATAAAACCCGGTAAAGAGAACGCCGATACCGCAGGCGATCACACCCAGACCGGCAGCCAGACCTGCCAGGATGCCTACAGCCAGAATCATCAGAAACGACCCGATATGATTGCGCAGAGTTGCGATCACCTCGCCAAACTTGAACGCCTCACCGAGCGAGTCAGTCGCCAGGTAGCGCATAATCGCCGCCAGCGCTGCAAAGCCGCACACCAGCGCTACGACCGATTGGAGCGGAATGAGGCACCACAAACCGAGCAAACCGATAACCCCAGCACCTGCATCCGAGTCTCCTGCTGCCACTGCCGCTGCACCTGTCAGGAACGCAAAAACACCATAGAGCACGATGAGTGGCAGCAGGTACACGATCTGGATGACCAGCGCCATGAAACCTCGTCCCAGGAAGTCGCCAAACTCGCCCCACGCTGGCAGCGGACGCGGATTGCCGCGCGCCACATTCAGCGCCACACGGTAGGAGTACCCCAAAATAGCGATTGTTCCCAACAACGGCACGAATTGAATCAGACCGCCGATCAGCACCTTGGTGATCCACTGTTCGTCTTCGGTCACGAAGCTGAACGCCTTGCCGATTTCCATCGTTCCTTCTCCTTTCTACACCAACTCACGGACACGAGCCAGTCCCCGCCGTTCGAGTTCGCGTTCCGCAGCGACATAGATCTGGACGACGATGAGATGCGCATACAGCAACGCGCTCAACGTCAACCAGATCAGCAGCGCCACAATCAGCAACGTACCGGGAATGGTCAAACGACTGGCAGCCAGGAACGTCAGCGCACCGAGCGCGACTGCCGGCAGGTATGCGGGCAGCGACGCCAGGCGGGCGCGAAAATACACAGCGCGCGCTCCGGGGCGCAACGCCTCGCGCATGGCGCGCATGCTCATGGCGTGCTCCGGCGAAGCGTCCTGCACATAGATCAGACGCCCCACCATCGAAACGCTGCTCAGAAAGACGAATGTCAGGTAAAGAGCGAGAATGGCGCCCAGCACTGCGAACAATTGCCCGGCAAGCCCGGGCGAGTTGCTCAACACTGCTGAAAATGCAACGCAGAAGAAGAGAACGCCTGCGATCATGAGCGGCATCACATAGAACAGAAAATCGATGATCCAGGCGAACATGCCCATAATCCAGCGCGTCGACCAGTCGAACCAGGGAGGCAGCGGCGTGGCATACCCTTTCCGTGAATTATCGATATACTCGATAATCCACCCGCCAGCAAACGGCGCACCAATGATCGACATGAATAACGCGCCACCGATCAGGATTTTGCGCCACCAGAGCGGGTCGCTGTGGACGGTTCGGATAGCAGTGCGAAGATTCATGCAGTCACGCAAGAATGGAGCAATCAACCAGCACCTATGCTGACGCAAGGTGCTGGCGCAGCGCATCGAGCGCCATCGTTCCGGCAAAGTCCCAGACATCGTCACTTCGCATATCGAAGCGGCGTTGCCATTCATCGACCCCGC
Encoded here:
- a CDS encoding IS5-like element ISRfsp3 family transposase (programmed frameshift), whose protein sequence is MCKYRSIIENPEKLRSMTGLTVEEFHALVPIFHAAFEAYMKRRTIDGRVRYCRRYVSYANSPLPTTEDKLLFILTYLKQNPTQVMHGHLFQMSQSNVSKWVHLLHGALNYALSQQNLLPARTADDLARRLQEEPSCEEPSCEEPSCEEPSCEEPSCEEPSCEEPSCEEPSHATKAPPFFIHDGVERPIRRPSDKVDRELYYSGKKKRHTLKNVLIIDEFGSIHFLSDTYEGRVHDKCIADEAGYTLPNASILYQDAGFQGFTLPGVQIMQPKKKPRNGTLTPQEKEENRRISSVRVRIEHVIGDIKRYRIIHDIIRFSCSEFRDMVMETCCGLHNFRIWLKRKKQSKNQNES
- a CDS encoding acyl-CoA-binding protein; translated protein: MSSDLETRFTAAAEAATRLPKRPDNETMLQLYALYKQATVGDVSGSRPGGLDFVGQAKYDAWAKLKGVAKDAAMQRYIDLVERLKAGR
- a CDS encoding isoaspartyl peptidase/L-asparaginase family protein, giving the protein MSLALIVHGGAWDIPDDEVAPHLAGCRRALAAGWEALTNGRSALDAVEIAVRIMEDDPTFDAGVGSVLNRDGLVELDAAIMDGATLRSGAVAAVRGIRNPISLARRVLESEAALLVGRGAERFADTVGIERCADEDMIVPRERARWEELRRLAAYRTPDAFQRPPGEVAGLRGIVAGGDHAPDHPGLRIQHPGDTVGAVALDRYGNLAAAVSTGGTPFKLPGRVGDTPLIGAGLYADVQTGGCASTGWGESIIKVLLAKTATDFLGAGYAPVEAARAAIERLEQRVHGLGGVILIDVRGRVGYAFNTPRMAYAYRVEGGAEVAGV
- a CDS encoding CDP-alcohol phosphatidyltransferase family protein, which produces MNPARLRHAFNWREALYPANLLTLARLLMLPAALHAMQRPEQRWRALSILGAAMFTDAVDGAIARRRHEVSPLGKLLDPVADKVMIDATAVTLSRVRGFPWWATTLILGRDVAIILGGLLIYRRRRIIATAHPAGKATTLALTLAMLLYIADGPRSGRPALYAAMAPFALSALVYLRQLIQATGEASD
- a CDS encoding DUF4013 domain-containing protein, whose translation is MEIGKAFSFVTEDEQWITKVLIGGLIQFVPLLGTIAILGYSYRVALNVARGNPRPLPAWGEFGDFLGRGFMALVIQIVYLLPLIVLYGVFAFLTGAAAVAAGDSDAGAGVIGLLGLWCLIPLQSVVALVCGFAALAAIMRYLATDSLGEAFKFGEVIATLRNHIGSFLMILAVGILAGLAAGLGVIACGIGVLFTGFYAQCVIGHVIGQAMQRIFPPQQPVYAAPGYYGPPPGYGPPPSY
- a CDS encoding DUF4013 domain-containing protein, with amino-acid sequence MNLRTAIRTVHSDPLWWRKILIGGALFMSIIGAPFAGGWIIEYIDNSRKGYATPLPPWFDWSTRWIMGMFAWIIDFLFYVMPLMIAGVLFFCVAFSAVLSNSPGLAGQLFAVLGAILALYLTFVFLSSVSMVGRLIYVQDASPEHAMSMRAMREALRPGARAVYFRARLASLPAYLPAVALGALTFLAASRLTIPGTLLIVALLIWLTLSALLYAHLIVVQIYVAAERELERRGLARVRELV